The following are from one region of the Actinoplanes sp. L3-i22 genome:
- a CDS encoding glycosyltransferase, whose translation MPATRLESPPAVTVVVPTRNEAENVGPLVEQLRAALGTISAEIVFVDDSDDETPRVISQLQDQDPDLVRLLHRPAGQRTGGLGGAVAAGLDAARAEWVVVMDGDLQHPPGTVPELLAAGRVDRAEAVVASRYRVPGRVDGLSGGFRRGVSRATGTLAQMFFPRRLRAVTDPMSGFFAVRKDRVRTAELRPQGYKILLEVLVRSRIRRIAEVPYTFQPRHAGESKASFREGLRYLRQLAALRLAAMRRPDSAPGRMAGFAVAGALGTAVNSAALWAFGEVAGLPYLLAAFLAVQVAIVGNFAIVDRLVMPPGERAAGHRFGRFLLVNNTLTPIHLGLLYALVQVGGLHYLSANVAAIVVVFVLRYAVTSAWVYGTPAGGGPEAWRLLGAVRRAAQTRLFLAVVLTAVAFPALLAIGWNDVWHRGTAVPLMIPLVAAAALIAGRVRPGQDEPDVHDRQVDGLLAGGCLTAAATLLLLMPEPDRTGWLVPAALAYLAGAAILLVGTRTAARLRWALLLPVVAIAGVLPAAVVDPVNTGLREVVALLGRPAGPVDDGGALLTTYRQSTLTLTTADLPGIAFLGGMVCLVIAALVIFGGRLAALRRIVTGATLLAAVTVGGVLSVLLVGRILGPAAFRIAALPVVLDVLLALVVVILIGRWSRRAPQAAPRVVRPYLPRARFALVTLVVAAVLMGLTSLPAALSLTEAAR comes from the coding sequence ATGCCGGCAACCCGGCTTGAATCACCACCCGCGGTGACCGTGGTGGTGCCGACCCGCAACGAGGCGGAGAACGTCGGTCCACTGGTCGAGCAGCTGCGCGCCGCGCTCGGCACGATCTCCGCCGAGATCGTCTTCGTCGACGACAGCGACGACGAGACGCCCCGGGTGATCTCTCAACTTCAGGATCAAGACCCCGATTTGGTACGACTTCTGCACCGCCCCGCCGGCCAGCGGACCGGCGGCCTCGGTGGCGCCGTCGCCGCCGGCCTGGACGCGGCCCGCGCCGAATGGGTCGTGGTGATGGACGGCGACCTGCAGCACCCGCCGGGCACCGTCCCGGAGCTGCTCGCCGCCGGCCGGGTCGACCGGGCCGAGGCCGTGGTCGCCAGCCGGTACCGGGTGCCCGGCCGGGTCGACGGCCTCAGCGGCGGGTTCCGGCGCGGTGTCTCACGCGCCACCGGCACCCTCGCCCAGATGTTCTTCCCGCGCCGGCTGCGCGCGGTCACCGACCCGATGAGCGGCTTCTTCGCCGTCCGCAAGGACCGGGTGCGGACCGCCGAGCTGCGCCCGCAGGGCTACAAGATCCTGCTGGAGGTGCTGGTCCGCAGCCGGATCCGGCGGATCGCCGAGGTGCCGTACACGTTCCAGCCGCGGCACGCCGGCGAGAGCAAGGCGTCGTTCCGCGAGGGCCTGCGCTACCTGCGGCAACTCGCCGCGCTGCGCCTGGCCGCGATGCGCCGGCCGGACTCCGCGCCGGGCCGGATGGCCGGGTTCGCGGTGGCCGGGGCGCTCGGCACGGCGGTCAACTCGGCCGCGCTCTGGGCGTTCGGCGAGGTGGCCGGGCTGCCCTACCTGCTCGCCGCGTTCCTGGCCGTGCAGGTCGCCATCGTCGGCAACTTCGCGATCGTGGACCGGCTGGTGATGCCGCCCGGCGAGCGCGCGGCCGGGCACCGGTTCGGCCGGTTCCTGCTGGTCAACAACACGCTGACACCGATCCACCTGGGCCTGCTCTACGCCCTGGTGCAGGTCGGCGGCCTGCACTACCTGTCGGCGAACGTGGCCGCCATCGTGGTCGTCTTCGTGCTGCGCTACGCGGTCACCAGCGCCTGGGTCTACGGCACCCCGGCCGGCGGCGGCCCAGAGGCGTGGCGGCTGCTCGGCGCGGTCCGGCGAGCGGCGCAGACCCGGTTGTTCCTGGCCGTGGTGCTGACCGCGGTGGCGTTCCCGGCGCTGCTCGCGATCGGCTGGAACGACGTGTGGCACCGGGGCACCGCCGTACCGTTGATGATTCCGCTGGTCGCGGCCGCGGCGCTGATCGCCGGGCGGGTGCGGCCCGGGCAGGACGAGCCGGACGTGCACGACCGGCAGGTGGACGGGCTGCTCGCCGGCGGCTGCCTGACCGCGGCGGCGACGCTCCTGCTGCTGATGCCCGAGCCGGACCGGACCGGCTGGCTGGTGCCGGCCGCGCTCGCCTACCTGGCCGGGGCGGCGATCCTGCTGGTCGGGACGCGGACCGCGGCCCGGCTGCGGTGGGCGCTGCTGCTGCCGGTGGTCGCGATCGCCGGGGTGCTCCCGGCCGCCGTCGTGGATCCGGTCAACACCGGGTTGCGCGAGGTGGTGGCGCTGCTCGGGCGGCCGGCCGGGCCGGTCGACGACGGTGGGGCGCTGCTCACGACGTACCGTCAATCGACGCTCACCCTGACCACAGCGGACCTGCCCGGAATCGCCTTCCTCGGGGGAATGGTCTGTCTGGTGATCGCCGCCCTGGTGATCTTCGGAGGGCGGCTCGCCGCCCTGCGGCGGATCGTGACCGGGGCCACCCTGCTCGCCGCGGTGACCGTCGGCGGCGTGCTGTCGGTGCTGCTCGTCGGCCGGATCCTCGGCCCGGCGGCGTTCCGGATCGCGGCTCTCCCGGTCGTCCTCGACGTGCTGCTCGCCCTGGTCGTGGTGATCCTGATCGGACGGTGGTCGCGGCGCGCGCCGCAAGCCGCGCCCCGGGTCGTCCGCCCCTACCTGCCGCGGGCCCGGTTCGCGCTTGTCACGCTCGTCGTCGCGGCCGTGCTGATGGGCCTGACCTCGCTGCCGGCCGCGCTGTCGCTGACCGAGGCGGCCCGATGA
- a CDS encoding glycosyltransferase, translating to MSAKFGVFSAHMVLTRLQRYGLIVALVLIGVVAVLRPMLVLQTVVAIVTLAYTAALVFRVVLVYAAGRGEHQVRVEDDEARAVPDAELPVYTVLVPAYREPSVIGLLMQHLGALDYPREKLEVILLLEEDDRETIDAAEAALTGSWAQILVVPESQPKTKPKACNVGLERATGELVTIYDAEDIPDPLQLRRAVVALRRLGSSYVCLQAELSYFNVDQNRITKWFALEYATWFRSLLPGLVALRMPIPLGGTSNHFRTAELRELGAWDPYNVTEDADLGIRLARAGYRVGVLHSVTLEEANSDFINWIKQRSRWYKGYLMTWLVHLRSPRATFSQLGWRGLLCLNLFVGGTPLAALLNAVLWATTVLWFLARPAVLQEIFISPYYYLGLFCLVFGNATVIYLNVLSVRTMDRPDLLGTALLSPGYWAMMSLAGAKAAWQLVFKPSYWEKTTHGLHLPSAKAEVADVN from the coding sequence ATGAGCGCGAAGTTCGGCGTGTTCTCCGCGCACATGGTGCTGACCCGGCTGCAGCGCTACGGCCTGATCGTGGCGCTCGTGCTGATCGGGGTGGTCGCGGTGCTGCGGCCGATGCTCGTGCTGCAGACCGTGGTCGCGATCGTGACGCTCGCCTACACCGCGGCGCTGGTGTTCCGGGTGGTCCTGGTCTACGCCGCCGGGCGCGGCGAGCACCAGGTCCGGGTCGAGGACGACGAGGCCCGGGCGGTGCCGGACGCGGAACTTCCGGTCTACACGGTGCTGGTGCCGGCGTACCGGGAACCGTCCGTGATCGGTCTTCTCATGCAACATCTCGGCGCGCTGGACTATCCGCGGGAGAAGCTCGAGGTCATCCTGCTGTTGGAGGAGGATGACCGGGAGACGATCGATGCGGCCGAGGCGGCGCTGACCGGCTCGTGGGCGCAGATCCTGGTGGTGCCCGAGTCACAGCCGAAGACCAAGCCGAAGGCCTGCAACGTCGGCCTGGAGCGGGCCACCGGCGAGCTGGTGACGATCTACGACGCCGAGGACATCCCGGACCCGTTGCAGCTGCGGCGGGCGGTGGTCGCGCTACGCCGGCTCGGCTCGTCCTACGTGTGCCTGCAGGCCGAGCTCAGCTACTTCAACGTGGACCAGAACCGGATCACCAAGTGGTTCGCGCTGGAGTACGCGACCTGGTTCCGGTCGCTGCTGCCCGGCCTGGTCGCGCTGCGGATGCCGATCCCGCTCGGCGGGACCAGTAATCACTTCCGGACCGCGGAGCTGCGCGAGCTCGGGGCATGGGATCCGTACAACGTGACCGAGGACGCCGACCTCGGGATCCGGCTGGCCCGGGCCGGGTACCGGGTCGGCGTGCTGCACTCGGTGACCCTGGAGGAGGCGAACTCCGACTTCATCAACTGGATCAAGCAGCGGAGCCGCTGGTACAAGGGCTACCTGATGACCTGGCTGGTCCACCTGCGGTCCCCCCGGGCGACGTTCTCCCAGCTCGGCTGGCGCGGGCTGCTCTGCCTGAACCTGTTCGTCGGCGGGACACCGCTGGCCGCCCTGCTCAACGCGGTGCTGTGGGCGACCACGGTCCTGTGGTTCCTGGCCCGGCCGGCCGTACTCCAGGAGATCTTCATCTCGCCGTACTACTACCTCGGACTGTTCTGCCTGGTCTTCGGGAACGCGACGGTGATCTACCTGAACGTGCTGTCGGTCCGGACCATGGACCGGCCGGACCTGCTCGGGACGGCGCTGCTGTCCCCCGGGTACTGGGCGATGATGAGCCTGGCCGGGGCGAAGGCGGCGTGGCAGCTGGTGTTCAAACCGTCGTACTGGGAGAAGACCACGCACGGTCTGCACCTCCCGTCGGCCAAGGCGGAGGTGGCCGATGTCAACTGA